One window of the Solanum stenotomum isolate F172 chromosome 11, ASM1918654v1, whole genome shotgun sequence genome contains the following:
- the LOC125845510 gene encoding uncharacterized protein LOC125845510 has protein sequence MAYVERGVVKSKRSIWRLKTMTDFFWSIINFISVFFVTMFSMEKTDSYKKGSGSSKKWDGGGPGGPGSGPYGGGPRGPPRGMDNVRGIDHSSLPACGSCCG, from the exons ATGGCATACGTCGAGAGAG GTGTGGTGAAATCCAAGCGTTCTATATGGCGATTGAAGACTATGACTGATTTCTTTTGGTCCATCATCAACTTCATTAGCGTGTTTTTTGTTACTATGTTTTCG ATGGAAAAAACAGACTCCTACAAAAAAGGTTCAGGATCCAGCAAGAAGTGGGATGGAGGTGGTCCTGGAGGTCCTGGAAGTGGTCCATATGGTGGTGGTCCACGTGGGCCACCCCGTGGGATGGACAATGTCCGAGGCATTGACCACA GCTCTCTTCCTGCCTGTGGTTCTTGCTGCGGATAA
- the LOC125845269 gene encoding uncharacterized protein LOC125845269 — protein MRGVGGPLLCIGDLLSDVGESDAGGDQLPSHPINTPSPDYNSSLQPSDLNKLFQEKYEQLNKALAGTDHSWTHLTLELCTALETANKLVHSTNSNVGMLKDKVEELCEVINRRDATIEAAKAFEGSPKQPESS, from the exons atgagaGGAGTGGGAGGGCCATTGTTATGCATCGGCGATCTGCTGAGTGACGTTGGAGAAAGCGATGCCGGCGGTGATCAGCTTCCGTCGCACCCAATCAATACACCTTCACCGGACTACAATTCCAGCCTCCAACCCTCCGATCTAAACAAGCTCTTTCAG GAAAAGTATGAGCAGCTGAACAAGGCACTTGCTGGCACAGATCATTCATGGACGCATCTCACACTGGAG CTATGCACTGCACTGGAGACTGCAAACAAGTTGGTCCACTCAACCAATTCTAATGTTGGCATGTTGAAAGATAAGGTTGAGGAGCTTTGTGAAGTCATTAATAGAAGAGACGCAACTATTGAAGCTGCAAAAGCCTTTGAAGGCTCTCCAAAACAACCTGAGAGCAGTTAG